A stretch of DNA from Halobacillus litoralis:
TTCTACTTTCTGATCCGGCAAAAGCTGCGCATGAACATCTGTGACGCCAATCTCTGCAGCCACTTTTCCAGCCGTCTTTTCATGATCTCCGGTCAACATGATTGTATGTTTGATCCCCAGGGAATGGAGACGTTTCATTAGCGTCCGGCTTTCTTCCCGCACTTCATCTGCAACTCCGAACAGACCAAGCACGTTTTTTTCGTCAGAAATGATGACAAGAGTGAACCCATCTTCCTTGAGTTTGTCAATGTCTGCTCTTACATCTTTTGAGATCGTTAAATGCGTCAGTGTCTGTTCGCTTCCCACAAAGTATGTCTTTTCATCAATGACCGCTCGAACGCCTTTCCCGGGAATCGTATCCACAGAGGAAGGCTCTAATGAGCGTGCTTTTTGAACGTGCTCTTCCTCAAGGATCGCTTTCGCAATCGGATGAGAGGAATTTCTTTCGACGGCAGAAGCAACAGAGAAGAACCTCTCTTCTTCATACGCATGCACTGCGTGGACCTTTGGCTCTCCTTTAGTAAGCGTCCCTGTCTTATCAAAAGCAATGCTCTCGATCTTGCCAAGCTGTTCAAGAAAAGCACCGCCTTTAACAAGGATACCGTTCCTCGCATTTTTGGTGATTCCTGATAAAATCGCAATCGGCGAGGACAAAATCAGGGCACAAGGGCAACCGACAATAAGGACCGCCAGCCCCTGATAAAATGATCCTCCCCAGGAAGCAGAGAAAAGGAAAGGCGGAATGACCATCACGAGGCCGGAGATGACCATGATTAGCGGCGTGTAATATTTAGCAAATCGGTTGATGAAAAGCTCTGTCGGTGTCTTTCTCTCCTGCGCTTCTTCCACTAATTGAAGAATTTTAGCGAGGGAAGAGTCATTGTAAGCCTTCGAGATCTCAACCTTCATCAACCCTTCATTATTAATACTTCCTCCAAAAAGCTTTTCACCAGGCTTTTTGTCTACGGGCAGTGATTCTCCTGTAATGGCTGCTTCATTCACGGAACTGTAACCAGCCACGACCACTCCGTCTGATGGTATCTTCTCTCCTGCCTTGACGAGGACAAGGTCCCCCTCTTGTAAGTCTTCAATCCCTACAACTTCTTCCGTGCCATCAGCGAGAAGTCTTGTCGCCTGTTTAGGTGCGACCTTCAATAATTGCTCCATCGAACTCCGAGCCTTTTCCATTCCGAGACCTTCTAAATATTCATTCAGCCCGAACAGAATCGCTACAAGGGTGGCTTCTTTCCATTCTCCGATAGCCACAGCCCCGACGAGAGCAATCGTCATCAGCGTATCGATGTTAAACTTCAACCGGACTAAGTTTTTCAAGCCTTTCCAGAATGTCTGATAACCACTGATCGTAATTGCGGCCAAATACATACCGATCAAGACAAAAGGAGCGACCATTCCTTCCAATAAAAAGGTTGCACCGAAGATGAGTGAGGAAATAATAACGAGCTGCTTCATATTCGGTCCATGACTATGATCGTGGTTATTCTCCTCATCAACAAGAGAAGCACCATCAGATTTCAGGATCCGACGGACTTTTTCCATGTCGATGCCGTCTTGAACTTTCAATTTACTCGATGAAAACTGAAGTTCAGAGTCTTCCCCGTGGTTGAGCTTGCGGATTTCTTCTTCCATCTCTGCTGCGCAATTTGCGCATGATAAGCCTTGCAGTTTGTATTCCTTCATTCTCTTTCTCCCCTTTAATGGTGAAGAGCGTGATTGATGGTTTGTTGTAAAAGGTGGATGACGT
This window harbors:
- a CDS encoding heavy metal translocating P-type ATPase gives rise to the protein MKEYKLQGLSCANCAAEMEEEIRKLNHGEDSELQFSSSKLKVQDGIDMEKVRRILKSDGASLVDEENNHDHSHGPNMKQLVIISSLIFGATFLLEGMVAPFVLIGMYLAAITISGYQTFWKGLKNLVRLKFNIDTLMTIALVGAVAIGEWKEATLVAILFGLNEYLEGLGMEKARSSMEQLLKVAPKQATRLLADGTEEVVGIEDLQEGDLVLVKAGEKIPSDGVVVAGYSSVNEAAITGESLPVDKKPGEKLFGGSINNEGLMKVEISKAYNDSSLAKILQLVEEAQERKTPTELFINRFAKYYTPLIMVISGLVMVIPPFLFSASWGGSFYQGLAVLIVGCPCALILSSPIAILSGITKNARNGILVKGGAFLEQLGKIESIAFDKTGTLTKGEPKVHAVHAYEEERFFSVASAVERNSSHPIAKAILEEEHVQKARSLEPSSVDTIPGKGVRAVIDEKTYFVGSEQTLTHLTISKDVRADIDKLKEDGFTLVIISDEKNVLGLFGVADEVREESRTLMKRLHSLGIKHTIMLTGDHEKTAGKVAAEIGVTDVHAQLLPDQKVEKVDELKRNSKLAMIGDGINDAPALAMADLGIAMGKGTDSAIETADIVLMQDHLGKLPNAFRIAKRVNAVVKWNIGIALGLKVIALLLTIPGWLTLWFAILADMGATILVTLISLTILLMKDK